The window ATATTAACCCATCTCTTTATAAtaccattattttttttattcccaTTGATGTACAGTTTTTTATGGGAATCACAAAGTAGTTCGATTATAACCTTCAACGTAATTTTATGGCTTTGGTTATTTTGTGAAATCATAAacaatgtaataattataaattaacatttttaaatgactaaatttttttgtattaatttaatgttttagcctctttataaattaattcgtCATTGGTTGGATCATAATTCATCTGTAACCAATAAAGATAATATTTGTCCTGGGACAGCTTTAGAATGCGCATTATTTCAAACTCGGGATGATGAGGCTTATAATATGCAATTAATTCGGCGAGCAATTAAGGAACGCGAAGCTAGATTAATAGCGTTAAGAAAACCAAAAAGTAGAAGCATGTTGCTGCAAACATTAAAATGTATGGTTgcaattaaacgaaaaattaaagagaagcGAAGCAATGAGAGTTCAGATGACTCAGAGGAGGAGTCGGAAGAGTATTCGGAAACTGATCGCGTTGAAACTGAGGATAAAGAATGCAATTCAGACGATGAAGACGACGACACCAATGATATGAATGATGATCGGGAAGTTTTggttaaaaatgttgataatgaaaatcgagaatctttgattaaaaattcaattaatacaGTTGTTGAGACTATTGTTGGAAACGACGAGAGAGAAGTTTTCAGTGGCGAtagtaaaatatttatggATGAATAGAAGATTTAAACACTAAAAAGAAGTCAATATCGGAAGTTACCATTAATTTATAGGTTAGATTTATCAacaactaaattaattaacgtgttttaattaaaaagctttaataactgttaaatattttataaaaaaaaatgtttattgaacttaataaaacttttcagTAGAAAATGTCAATTATTTACCGCCATCTACTGATACAAACCCGAAATTCATAcgaattatattttcaaactttttacacgaattattaaataattagttaaaaagCGATCATACCTCATCATATCAAATTTTACATTACTTAATTGTGTTAAATCctcacaaaaagaaaaaagtaaaaaaaaatcttaccaAATTTGCTGAGACCCCTATAACTATTCACCACTATTCACTGGGGACACACAAAAACACCCAATTGATCcacatttttattagaaacctaaaaaaaatcattaatatagcttaaaatattaattatttatttattaccttAGCGCAGTTCGCGttattaaaaagagaaaatggaggatataaacataaccttaaacgataaaattttaaattcatataaaggtaaaaatgaagaatttgaaaaatttcgcgaattaactcaaaaagtatACTAAAACCTCCTTGCTTACTTTACATAATaattgtgttaatttttagaatataGAAACTGTTGAATCATCGATAAAAGCAATTCAAGAAAAATGTTCTACTTACgaaacaacaataaataacataaagGAACTCGCAAAACACCCCCGACataaaagttatataaaaatatgttcttTAGCTTACATCGAAGCATTCGTAAATCATACTGGAGAATACAACGTAACTTACAGCCCTGATTATCAAGCTACGTTAACAAAAGATCAAACTATTGAATACCTAGAAGAACAATTAACAGGTGAACGGGGTAATTTAAACATGTTTATAGCGGAGAAGGAACAATTAGAACGTAGGCTTGGTTACGATTTTTGTGAATCTGATGATGTTCCCGATGTCTCAGAGATGCCAGAAAGTATTTTAAGCGATAAAGGAATGGCATTTAAAAGAGGAAATTTCTTTGAAATAGTCGAAGAAGATGATGCGCCATATTTAGGTAAAGGCAAAAGAAtttcaaaagttaaaaaagagAAGCCAGAAATAGATTTTGAAGGATTAAAATTAGATGATATTAAAGATGTTAATGAAAGAGCGGagatgtttttgaattttattgaaaaataaactgtttaaggttatttttgtatataaaaaaattgaaataaatttaatttgagaaagagtttgtttaaaattgctttttccAAATCAAACAATTGAGGTTatgattttgtaataaaaaaatgtaatacatacaataattttttaattggttaGAAATATTTACATAGTACGCTAtgttataattatataatctATACTTAATTCTATGTAATATACTTAATTGTAaatctatttaaaaagatatgactttaaatgaaaggaaaaaagaaagaacTTATTTACAACATTGGTATCAAAATTGTGATACCACAAACTTAAAAAACTATATTTAgtcattacaaataaaaagtaGATCTTCATGTGTTCATAACTTgtgctaaaaaataaatataataataacaaattaaaataaattctttctACCTACCCTCATCGTCATCATCATCCcaatcattaataattttattaacagcATTCTCCATTCCTGTTTTCCCCGGATAATCACTTTGTTGCGAATCCTCAGTATCCTCCCAATCGTTTAATATAGAAATTTTGGTCGCTTCATTGGGAACACCGCCAGCACCAACATTACCAGATCCAGCTACAACAATTTCTTTCGAAGATTGCGATGTTGAATTTTGAGAATCTTGACTTTGTTGCGAATTTTCATCCACCGTTTCCATATCCATTGTTTCTTGTAACAAAACGTTTACATCATCGTAAGCTTGAGTGTCTTCCGGTAAATTTTCTACTTGTACCATTTCAGTTATTTCTTCAACTGATTCAACTTCTTCCATGTTTGGAAGTGGAATCGCTGATTCTTCTAAAACCGGGGTGGTTTCTTCAAGAATATCTGTTGGTTCAGTATCAATTGGATCTTTATTAATGAGTTCTTCTGATTCATTAATTGTGGGTTCTTTAGGTTGGGAATCGGGAATTATTTCTgtgttttctttgttttctgTAGGGGGTGAAGagattatttcattattttctatttcgGAATTCTTTTCAATTGACTCATTTTCGTTAAGGTTAGGTTCTGGTGTTATTATTGGttcattttcaacattttctttattaattttttcttcctcATTGATAACTTCTGGAAGATTGgtaataatttcttcttcttgtgTGTTGTTTATTTCGGGTTCATTGTTGGGGGTTTCCACATGATCTTTCtctaattcattaatttcttgatcCGGTTGAATTTCGTCTGCAACATTTTCGATGTCCAATTGAGGAGTTTCTATTTCAGTTTTTACGTTATTttcatttgaatttatttgagTGTTATCATTGGGAGTTTCGTTTGGAGGTTCAAGATATTCTTCTTGATTTTGGATTTTTTCGACTTGaaatatttcttgattttcAATGTTTTCAGCTTCTTTTTCTTGGGTTGGTTGTTCTTCCATgtttaaatcgaaattgatTATTGGTGGGCTTTCTTCGGAAACGTTCTTTTCGATAACACTTTCATTTTCTACAATTTCTTGGTTTGTTTCTTCTGGAATAATTTCTTGACTTTCATcggttaaaacaaaattaacatcTGGGTCAATTCTTTGATTTTCTGAAAGTTCAAATTGATTCGTAAAACctaaattttcttcttcttcatttcTTTGAATGTTAGTCTCAATATTTTCAGACTCTTCTTGGATTTCCGATACTATTTCTTCTTCTCGATTATTTTCAATCTCAACTGGAACATTCCCTTCATTAATAACCGTTTCATTTTcacatttaatattattttgaaccATTTCGATCGTTTCTTTTTGGTCTAAAACACCGGATTTGTCATCCTCAACATCGGCTTGTTGAATCAACCCATTATTAATTTCACGTTGTATTAACTCTATCGATTCAATTTGAGCATCTTGTGAATTATTATCCACGttatcgtttcttaattctaaaAGACCGGTTTGcgggtttaaaattaatttccctTCGGATGTGATAAATTCGCTTTGTTGGCCGTCGACTGGATGACTGTATAAAACAACAATATTCGAATTTTCATTCGTTAAAATTCCGTTATTTGCATCGTTGTAATCATGGTCAGTTAGAACCATCACTAATTCATCCGTTGATGCGATTTCTGAGTTATTTGCGATGTTTAACATGCTTTGGGTAATTACGTTAGCTTGAGTTGTACGAGGAtcattaaattctaaaaaaaatttatatttaaaacaaaattatgatataggcaaccaacattgttttGGCGCAAAGTTGGTTGCCTACACACAATAAATTGTACCTTGAGTTGCTGGTTGATCATTATATTCATTAGTTAATTCCGGAATAATATATTCAGGATGATTTACCAAACTTTCCTCAGTTAACTGTTGCTCATTATGAAGAATATACTGTTGATTATCATCCAAAACAACGATATCAACAATTCCCTGgctattttcaatttcattaataatttcattgtGCTTATTTTCCTTCACATTTCCAACCAACTCgactttctttttctttcggGGCACTTCTGGGACATATTCCTCATCTTCAACTtcttcctcctcctcctcttccTCGTCCATATCGGTTTCATCGATACTAACCATTCCATCTCTTCGAGCTTCATCGCGATGAGCCGACCGAATGTGACTAAATAAATCGGTGACTGAATTAAATCTTTTCGTGCAATATTGACAATCGAAATTGCATCGATTTGGATTAGAGTGCCCCGTTATCTGGATATGTGCCAATAACGACGATTGACTATTAAAGGCGACTTTGCACTCAACACATTGCGAATCATATTTTGAGTGAGCACtttctaaatgtttttgtaataaattttcggTTAAAGCAATGAAAGGACACCGAGGACACTTTGGGAAGTTATAAGCCGGTGGTGGTTTAACACCATGCTTTGTGTATTGATGATACATTAATAGGTTATGTTTAGAGCTTTGATGACCGCAATGTTTACACATCTTTGCATCGAATTTTTCGTGATGGACATCCGTCATATGTTTCCGgtacaaataataaagcaCAAATTCAACTGGTTCGGTGGAATTAAACGAACATTTTTTGCAAACCCACGGTCCTTCATCAGGTTGAggttttacaatttttgttgttaccGCTTTTATTTGGGCTTTTGCTTcgacaagttttatttttgtggttGTTGTAGTTGGTGCTTTGATTATTGATGGCGTTTTTGTAGTTTCTTTTGTTGGGGATTTTgccattatttttaatttaatgtttttattcttCTTTACAAGGTGCGGGTAACGTTTTAAAAcctttcaaattaaaaaaaaagtatttatagattaggtaaaacaaaaaaaaaaaaagcggaaaaattcaagaatcatcatgttgTGTGTTTTATGACGtcacaagcaatgttaacaGTGCATgcacaaaatcaattttagaaACTTAAACGTGAAGTTATTTCCCTAAATTGTAATCTCACCTAGATTACAATGTATATTTATGGATGAAACACCTTTGTTTTTCTTAGGCTTTCGATGCATAACGACTGACtacctgtcgttagatagGCTGTGTGTCAATAGACTCTGtgttaatactagaactaacagtagactgaaaactagaaacattcggatttaatcgcacgtcttttaagacggctaaacccgaatgatttcagttataggtcttgtgttagttctagtgatagtgtaaaactagaactaacactagacctgatactttttagttttaggtcgggtagttttagtgcaataaaaatatgcaacatagtaatatcttctGTTAACTAGCggtacctaccactgtcactagaactaatactagaactagaaacatttggatttagccccacgtctcgcaagacggctaaacccgaatgattctagttctaggttctgtgttagttctagtgatagtgctagtgtctaactagaactaacactagatctagaactagaaagtatcgggtttagccatgcgtctcttaagacggctaaacctgaatgtttctagttccagttttactgcaataaaaaaatgcaacataCTGATAGATTAGTATAGATTTTAGGCTATCTTTAGTTTATAGATGGCAAATAACGACATTTTAGTCGTTGTGCGTCGCAAACCTAAGAAACAACCGTATTTTACCCGAAAATATGCGTTTCAACCAAATGTGCTGCGAAAATATATGGTTAGCACGTCGCgtcgaaactttaaagtgatttttcggtaagttttacacttttccacattttttttatttgtaacggCTTACTTGAGTAATTTCTCgccgataaaaaaaaaattgtcgatttttaagcgacatgatgattcttgaattatagcaaaaaaaaagcTCACCTCAGATATAATTTTAGTATGATCCATTTCCCCAGCGGTTTTTGGAGTAACACTAATCGTTGTTTCCTTATTCTCCTTTTCACTAACAGTAAATCGAACCTTTTTAGAGTGCATTGGAGAACCTTCTTTACCTAATTTACGTTTATTATGGCTCTCAACTAAATAATTATCTGGATCGTCTTCATCCTCCTCTTCAAATTCCATTTCGGTTCTAATTTTTTGCTCCTTAACGTATTCCCGAACATCATTTAAATCGATATTTGAGGGAtaatctttgtttttcttcgGTGGATTCACATTCGCTGAGAATTTAACCGCATCGAATGAAGTGCTAGCTCTTAATTCATCGTCTTGGGTTAATAACGGCTTGCTTGTATAAGATATGTCATCGAACGAGCTGTCGATGAGGTTAAAAGTGTTGTTTAAATCATCTTCAGGCCATTCGAAACGTGTTGGTTTTGGGGCATTATCGTACAGTGCTAAAGGATCTGCTGCGGAATTCCGTTTTTGTGATAATGTTGAAGATGTTGTTGTTTctgttgaaaataattgagGAGAAGACGTCCGTGAAGGTGGTTTATTGTGTTTTCGTTTCCAAACGGGTAGTTTTCTTGCTGGAGTTTCTGGGTCtggtttaattttctttaaattttgccACGCCGTTTGTTGCTGTCGTCTTAAACTGTTTTTTATTGGTTTTCGTTGAGcatctaataattttattaaaatcgggATGTTCATTAATTCGGCTGTTCTATAaagtttatcaaaaattggCATTGGAAACTCCAACATTCCCGTATACATGAAGTTCACAATCGGAAGGATTACATCAGCTTGTAAATCATCAGGCATAACGATTGTGTTACCATCAATCATCTCACAAGTATGTTCTAAGATGTTAAAATACTCCGTACAAGCACTCATCACTAAACGATGAACTTTCAATTGAACATTTCCTTCAAACTGTAGTGTTAGATCACAATAATccgttttattaaagaaaacttgCAACCGTTGAAGGAAAAATACTCCCCAATTGTCCACCCTTACTTGTTTATTAGAATCACCCATTGttggtttatttattatcttatTCAACAAAAGAAAGTTTATAAATTAGAGGTTATGTATCATAACTGTTATTCTTGTTATTGTTGAttgttatcgaatttattCACAGTTACAGAGAACGTTGGTGAAGTAAAACGAAAAGGTAAACAACGTGTGAGGAGACGTGGGGGCGGGTTTTTTGTCGGGGTTAAGAGTCTACATCCGTGCGTGGTCTGCAAATCGACCGTTTGGGGACCCACGTTTACGAAGAACATAACTTTAGAACGGtgaatatttgtttttagtttCAAATCTACTCACCTTTTTGCCGGGATTAAAATTATAGCTCCATCTCTACAGACCGAGGACGCATAAACATATTGAACATATATTGTTTCCTTGTGACTGTAGGTGTCGCTTCCGTGGTATACGGTTAATTATACcggaaaaaaatggaaaaaattaatcgcaaatttttcttgtttattgttttttattgataaacatCGATTAAACCGCGCGTAGAAGGCGTAAtatgaagaattaaaaattaattattgaaattaattaaaaataatctctACACAAAATGGCGTAATGACGCAGCTGCTTCCCGCTCGATAATAGCTTCAATTAAGGTTGTTcataatagatggcgctttaCGAGTCAATAAAATAACcgccaaatttaaattaacatctttaattaacaataaaattaataaaactacaTATCcagacaaaaatgtttaaaaaatgattaaattaaaagtagaagataaaaaactaaaaataatacggaatcaataaattcttttaaacttTACGGTTAAGGTTAGTCCCTATAGATGGcgcttaatttattaattttatctttaattcaaCTCGCATTAAAATGAgcttttcttcaaatttgatttataacaCTCAAAACTACATAGAGGAACGCCCGTTTTTGAACAACTATACCTTTTTAACCCACCACAGTTCATTGAGCAAAGTACGGGTTTGGGTGGTTCCTTAATTCTACAGTCTTTTAAAGGAAAATCCATATTTTCTGGAAATGTTAAGGTTCTCCCAAATACATTTTGCCTATAAATAACAACTGGAGCGCTAGTTTTACTTGTTTTCGCTTTAACGGATTTAGCAACTTTCGATTCTTGCTTTTTTAACAGCCGTTCcatagttttctttttgtcTTTTTCTCGCTTTTCATCTGCCATTTGTTTccgtttttgtgattttatagCGGCTTTTTGAATAGCTTCAGCAGTcataactttttctttataacctgTTGGTAGAGACATTAACGTGGGAGTACCTCCGGAAGACGTTTCTAATCCTCTATCGTACATCGCCCTTTGTCGAGCTGTCATCAAAGCGGGATCCTTTGGTTTGATCTTTTTCAATTCGTCGTCTACGTCTTCTAATTTCCCCGATTCTATCGCTGTTAACCATCGTTCTTCATCACTTGAAGCCGAATCACGTTTTTTACGTTTCTTTGCGTTATTTGAACTCGTTGCTGATTGTTTTGATGATAATTGTTTCGATTTTAATTCATCGttgattaacattttaaataatttactttattttataaaaatgttaggttatgtttatgtgGACTTTAAGGTTATGTAGCTGTCAATTAACTCAAAACTGTCAAatgaattttttcatttttattaatgctacatactttatttattaatactaaagaattttcaatatttttttaaacaaaattatcacagattttttgttttatatatttttaattttcttcacCTTCATCAAAATTTTCCTCCCATGGTCTAGGCCCCCTTATTTGTTCCCAATTATCTATATCGAGCTCTTTTAATCGTTCGTATTCCTTTTCTATAGTTATTTCAGAAGGTTTCTTCATTTCTATACCTACTTTCTGGGCTTCTTCTCTCACTGGATTTACGCGAGAGAAATCATACCtagttaaaagttgtttataattaaataatataaataaaatacaacttaataataattaacctGAGTCGTGAAAATTCCTTTAAACCAAAAGAACCACCGACAACTAACGTTAAAAATGGAATTGCGTAACGAACAGACTTTTTTCGAAAGAAATACGTTagtttttctgcaaaattattcatttcgtttttataatGACTAAATATCGggataaatcattaatttttactaaaatcttAGGTTATGgtaaatttgaggttatgttaaataacTTTAGGGAATTTTAAAGAGATTACTAGATTAATTGCCAACTTAActgtgttttttaataaatttagaaattgtatttaatattttattgatgaaTGCGCATTAATAATAGATGAGTAacatatatttaaaactaaagcaaacagttataaaaaaatgtcaaaaaaagttaaattccTTCACACAAATATTTGGTCCATCCATCCAGAGCGTTTTCGTTTGGTAAAACCCAACCGATTGGAATTTTTGCACCCTCACTACCTCTATCAAGAAAAGTGTCCCAACTTTTTCGTATAGCAATAAACGTTTCCATGTTCTTTTCGGCTGAAGTTAATCCATAATAAGCTTGATTTGGAACAAATTTTGGTCCAAAAATGCATCGTTCCCAATCGCGAATTAACTGATCACTCCGTTTTAGACCATTTAATTGATCACCAGAagcatttttttctaacataaCCTTCAATCCTTGTTCTTCTTTTGCGTAAACCTTCGACATGTCCTCCCACATATTCGTTAAGCGTTCCGTTGTAATATTAAAAGCAGATTTATCTTCAAGGGAAGTTTTCTCACCGCGTTGTGTACAAATATTTTCACGAACCAttcttaatttaatcaaaGCGGAAATTAATGATAGTTGTTTTCGAGCATCCGATTTCTTTTTAGTCACTTCAGCTAAAACACAATCTGCATCCTTTTTCATGTTTTCTTCAGCTTTAGCACGTTCGACTGTGTCTTTCATGTTTTCCAACCAATCGTCAATCTCTTTATGAGCTTTCCGGTGGTtttctaacctcaaatttctttccaattttttattagctTTTCGTGATTTTTGTGTTAAACGTTTTTTAGAGCGTTTAGAAACAATCCGTTTTAATTGCTTTAAAGAATGAGTTTCAAATTGTGCCATTAATGTGGTAAATTCGTGCTTTAAGTTTCCAATTTCAACAGTTTTTCGTTTCCAATCGTTCGTCGACATTGTTTCaacatttgattttaattcaaGTTGGGTTTCTTCAAGCTTTGCGATGATCTCCAAACACTTCTTTAACGATTGCTTTGCTGAGCTTATTTTAATGGGAGATTTAATAAGAGGTTGTGATACTTTTTTTGGTTGCGTTTGTGTGATGTTTATTGTTGAATCTAAATTGATTTGGATTTTTCCTATTTTCGATAGCCAAGTTTCGATGAATAATTCATCGTCGGTTTTTTGATCAACGATTTCTTTTAATGGTAaggttaaatcaaaattttgactttCGGCAAAATGTAGAAGCGAGTCCTTATTagtttgattatttaaattataatttaaacgcGGATCGAGCGAATGGAATGTATTCGCCGTTGGGTTAacaaaatcgtaataattcgacattatttttaatgtttttaacctcactttttagCACATGTGTAAGACCTCACCGGGTTTTGGTAACTGTAACCTGGCTTCTTCTAACACTCTCATTGCATTTAAATACTCTTCTTTGTCTTTTAAATCTTGCTCAGCACtcagaatattttttaattcatcataAGCTTTGACAAGGCGACGTTGACAGTCAGGAACCATCATTAAACTCTCTTGTAAAACTTCCTCTTGCTTTTTAACATCGTATTCGTCTTTTCCATCACGTCTCATTCGCTCAATACGTTCCCTTTGACCATCAGCTTCTTGTTCGTACGTTACCTTTTCTTTCGCTAATCTTCTCACAATgccagttttaatttttaatgtccTTATACGTGGATCTGCCATTccaatttagtttttaactgTCTTTGTCATTTGAGGAGGACTCTTAGATTGAATACTTCTTTTTTCGGATTTTTATTTCCGTTAAACCCACGTAGCAGAAACACAAAAAGGTTTAGGAGCAATGAGTCAGAATGAATGTATAGGATACCTAAAATAAATCGATGCCGGTATGGAAAcgttttttggtaattttagaacgatttctttttaattttgtttcatatgatgatttaatgtTGGATTTAATGGAAATTTTGGATCTAatgtaaaaatgtatttaaaaatcgtaaataaatattaattttcaattttttttgtcaaaacaACATCGGCTTATTTTGAACGTGGTACTGTCATTgtcaaaaactttaaacataacctcaattttttaaattttgtaaaattcttaaCGTCGAGTAAAAAGCATTTCAAGGTTGTTGTTGGATAATAATACCagcaacaatttttgcaataacatTCGATAAATAGGCGTAGTAATTGTTTTATGAATTATTCAAGCGTATTTAtgactttattattttgaattatcaaaacattttattaaataataactacATTTCTAACTAAAAATAGGAATTGAACTATGAGTGCTTTTCCTTGTACCAAGTTGTGCAATGAATCCATTTATTTGTTCAGAAAGTGGTGATTGACTCGGATATTTACTTTGAACGTAAAGTAAACTCTGTATGTCGCGTTGTTCAAATGCTATTTTCGCAGCTTCTTCtaataaccttaaaaaaattcaaaaatatttaaaaaataattatttttaatctatcTTACCCAGCTTTCACGTAATATTTCACTTTAATATCATCAGAAACTTTTGCTAAAAATCCATTAACTAATCTTTTAATTTGGTCTGTATTCCTAGAAGAGCCCATTTTTTCCAAAGAAACATCAACAAACGGAGCATATCCAATCGGTGATTTTTTCGATCTAGCCAATAAATCTAAATCATCCCAACATTCATTATCGGCTAAACTCTGTATTTTTAACCACCAAAATCGTTTATCAGGaattttatattcatttttaaacttttcggCTTCTTTTAATTCGTTCATATCCAATAAAAGCTTACAAGTATCGTGAATtgactttccattaaaatctTTATGATACTTTTcttcataacttttttgttttttaattaattttgattgatCTTCGCATAAATTTGCGCATAAATCGTTCCTTGCAGCTTTATAAGATTCAATTGCCGACCAAAGTAATGAATTTTGATCcaactttttctaaaaacaatttattagaataatttttattattgtaaagtAAATCATTATTTACTTTATCATCAATACTTTCAAT of the Onthophagus taurus isolate NC chromosome 10, IU_Otau_3.0, whole genome shotgun sequence genome contains:
- the LOC111428566 gene encoding cytochrome c oxidase assembly protein COX16 homolog, mitochondrial, encoding MNNFAEKLTYFFRKKSVRYAIPFLTLVVGGSFGLKEFSRLRYDFSRVNPVREEAQKVGIEMKKPSEITIEKEYERLKELDIDNWEQIRGPRPWEENFDEGEEN
- the LOC111428562 gene encoding INO80 complex subunit B, giving the protein MLINDELKSKQLSSKQSATSSNNAKKRKKRDSASSDEERWLTAIESGKLEDVDDELKKIKPKDPALMTARQRAMYDRGLETSSGGTPTLMSLPTGYKEKVMTAEAIQKAAIKSQKRKQMADEKREKDKKKTMERLLKKQESKVAKSVKAKTSKTSAPVVIYRQNVFGRTLTFPENMDFPLKDCRIKEPPKPVLCSMNCGGLKRYSCSKTGVPLCSFECYKSNLKKSSF
- the LOC111428560 gene encoding uncharacterized protein isoform X1 — translated: MVHIIEAFLAAEFSCLPQFLDKYMGKYYSTKISNGATWVFFMWHIIHFLFEESINLLLKQMKIKEYVRVRLKHSIWYLGFYTVCFAYCLGTLYSNNIDIFSHRKLLTIDNEMVPGYLILGFVLLCTFYAHSIIWEGLKKGFSMSLVSYSLLVVFILTTYFSRKVELSLSLLTIVSFTQFGVEMARCCHTLLKSNGVISSFILKTTLGLAILLFILTHLFIIPLFFLFPLMYSFLWESQSSSIITFNVILWLWLFCEIINNPLYKLIRHWLDHNSSVTNKDNICPGTALECALFQTRDDEAYNMQLIRRAIKEREARLIALRKPKSRSMLLQTLKCMVAIKRKIKEKRSNESSDDSEEESEEYSETDRVETEDKECNSDDEDDDTNDMNDDREVLVKNVDNENRESLIKNSINTVVETIVGNDEREVFSGDSKIFMDE
- the LOC111428560 gene encoding uncharacterized protein isoform X2 — protein: MGKYYSTKISNGATWVFFMWHIIHFLFEESINLLLKQMKIKEYVRVRLKHSIWYLGFYTVCFAYCLGTLYSNNIDIFSHRKLLTIDNEMVPGYLILGFVLLCTFYAHSIIWEGLKKGFSMSLVSYSLLVVFILTTYFSRKVELSLSLLTIVSFTQFGVEMARCCHTLLKSNGVISSFILKTTLGLAILLFILTHLFIIPLFFLFPLMYSFLWESQSSSIITFNVILWLWLFCEIINNPLYKLIRHWLDHNSSVTNKDNICPGTALECALFQTRDDEAYNMQLIRRAIKEREARLIALRKPKSRSMLLQTLKCMVAIKRKIKEKRSNESSDDSEEESEEYSETDRVETEDKECNSDDEDDDTNDMNDDREVLVKNVDNENRESLIKNSINTVVETIVGNDEREVFSGDSKIFMDE
- the LOC111428555 gene encoding centrosome-associated zinc finger protein Cp190; amino-acid sequence: MGDSNKQVRVDNWGVFFLQRLQVFFNKTDYCDLTLQFEGNVQLKVHRLVMSACTEYFNILEHTCEMIDGNTIVMPDDLQADVILPIVNFMYTGMLEFPMPIFDKLYRTAELMNIPILIKLLDAQRKPIKNSLRRQQQTAWQNLKKIKPDPETPARKLPVWKRKHNKPPSRTSSPQLFSTETTTSSTLSQKRNSAADPLALYDNAPKPTRFEWPEDDLNNTFNLIDSSFDDISYTSKPLLTQDDELRASTSFDAVKFSANVNPPKKNKDYPSNIDLNDVREYVKEQKIRTEMEFEEEDEDDPDNYLVESHNKRKLGKEGSPMHSKKVRFTVSEKENKETTISVTPKTAGEMDHTKIISEVLKRYPHLVKKNKNIKLKIMAKSPTKETTKTPSIIKAPTTTTTKIKLVEAKAQIKAVTTKIVKPQPDEGPWVCKKCSFNSTEPVEFVLYYLYRKHMTDVHHEKFDAKMCKHCGHQSSKHNLLMYHQYTKHGVKPPPAYNFPKCPRCPFIALTENLLQKHLESAHSKYDSQCVECKVAFNSQSSLLAHIQITGHSNPNRCNFDCQYCTKRFNSVTDLFSHIRSAHRDEARRDGMVSIDETDMDEEEEEEEEVEDEEYVPEVPRKKKKVELVGNVKENKHNEIINEIENSQGIVDIVVLDDNQQYILHNEQQLTEESLVNHPEYIIPELTNEYNDQPATQEFNDPRTTQANVITQSMLNIANNSEIASTDELVMVLTDHDYNDANNGILTNENSNIVVLYSHPVDGQQSEFITSEGKLILNPQTGLLELRNDNVDNNSQDAQIESIELIQREINNGLIQQADVEDDKSGVLDQKETIEMVQNNIKCENETVINEGNVPVEIENNREEEIVSEIQEESENIETNIQRNEEEENLGFTNQFELSENQRIDPDVNFVLTDESQEIIPEETNQEIVENESVIEKNVSEESPPIINFDLNMEEQPTQEKEAENIENQEIFQVEKIQNQEEYLEPPNETPNDNTQINSNENNVKTEIETPQLDIENVADEIQPDQEINELEKDHVETPNNEPEINNTQEEEIITNLPEVINEEEKINKENVENEPIITPEPNLNENESIEKNSEIENNEIISSPPTENKENTEIIPDSQPKEPTINESEELINKDPIDTEPTDILEETTPVLEESAIPLPNMEEVESVEEITEMVQVENLPEDTQAYDDVNVLLQETMDMETVDENSQQSQDSQNSTSQSSKEIVVAGSGNVGAGGVPNEATKISILNDWEDTEDSQQSDYPGKTGMENAVNKIINDWDDDDDEAQVMNT
- the LOC111428563 gene encoding uncharacterized protein, with the translated sequence MEDINITLNDKILNSYKGKNEEFEKFRELTQKNIETVESSIKAIQEKCSTYETTINNIKELAKHPRHKSYIKICSLAYIEAFVNHTGEYNVTYSPDYQATLTKDQTIEYLEEQLTGERGNLNMFIAEKEQLERRLGYDFCESDDVPDVSEMPESILSDKGMAFKRGNFFEIVEEDDAPYLGKGKRISKVKKEKPEIDFEGLKLDDIKDVNERAEMFLNFIEK